A genomic segment from Aspergillus puulaauensis MK2 DNA, chromosome 1, nearly complete sequence encodes:
- the tim21 gene encoding protein tim21 (COG:U;~EggNog:ENOG410PQ5N;~InterPro:IPR038552,IPR013261;~PFAM:PF08695,PF08294;~TransMembrane:1 (i71-91o);~go_component: GO:0005744 - TIM23 mitochondrial import inner membrane translocase complex [Evidence IEA];~go_process: GO:0030150 - protein import into mitochondrial matrix [Evidence IEA]) → MSLIHLRPAPPLRRGLLLSQPLLLRTSTNTYATHSSASRRRNVTVLSDDGRYTWGELSGKEKVARATQQSFNFMVVLAGAVLTGGVFTLLYTEVFSPNSRTWQFEKAVERIKNDARCINMLGDRREIKAYGENTWSRWARNRPIATKVEKDRQGREHLKMNFHVAGPRNEGVVFVHMVKPSDTNEWEYRLLALEVKGYSRVVLEERHDPKVGGEVKIFGIRWK, encoded by the exons ATGAGTCTCATACACCTCCGCCCCGCTCCTCCCCTCCGCCGGGGACTCCTCCTGTCccagcctcttcttctccgcacaTCGACGAACACCTACGCCACACACAGCTCCGCATCTCGGCGGCGAAACGTCACTGTATTATCGGATGACGGCCGGTACACATGGGGCGAGCTGAGTGGGAAAGAGAAGGTTGCGCGGGCGACACAGCAGTCGTTCAACTTTATGGTGGTGTTAGCCGGTGCGGTTCTTACG GGCGGTGTCTTCACATTACTATACACCGAAGTATTCTCACCAAATAGTCGGACGTGGCAGTTTGAAAAAGCTGTTGAGCGGATTAAGAACGATGCGCGGTGTATCAATATGCTAGGTGATAGGCGGGAGATCAAGGCGTATGGGGAGAATACTTGGAGCCGGTGGGCGAGGAATAGACCTATTGC AACGAAGGTCGAAAAAGATCGACAAGGCCGCGAGCATCTGAAGATGAACTTTCAT GTTGCGGGACCACGAAACGAGGGAGTTGTGTTTGTGCACATGGTGAAGCCGTCGGATACGAATGAGTGGGAATATCGACTTCTTGCCCTGGAAGTGAAGGGCTATTCGCGTGTCGTCCTTGAAGAGCGTCACGACCCTAAAGTTGGCGGAGAAGTCAAGATCTTCGGCATCCGGTGGAAGTAG